One part of the Clostridium thermosuccinogenes genome encodes these proteins:
- a CDS encoding IS30 family transposase, with protein sequence MRGFKHLSQEERNIIEQRLISRKSFKSIARELGKDPTTISKEVKNHIQFRKTGCYGRVFNDCKHRIGCPVKHLCGSLRCSRYCRACKSRMCSSLCHEYQQEICPKLSKPPYVCNGCEDKQSCTLEKRIYSATHAQREYETVRSECRQGLQITEEEAIRLDSIISPLLIKGQSLHHICINHADEIMLDERTLYNYVDKGIFTAKNIDMPRVVRMGRRKKGKDQFKVDKKCRIGRTYQDFLKFMQEHPDLPVVEMDTVIGRIGGKVLLTLHFTVPQLMLAFIRDANTSQSVIDIFDQLYLELGPDTFRKLFPVLLCDNGSEFSNPSAIEFDSHGQRRTCVFYCNPLAPYQKGAAENNHALIRRIIPKGTSLDEFTQRDITLMMNHINSYSRLNLGDKTPYWAFGLLYGEEILRRMNVELIPTDNVTLHSSLLKK encoded by the coding sequence ATGCGTGGCTTTAAACATTTGAGTCAGGAAGAAAGAAATATAATTGAACAAAGGTTAATCAGCAGGAAATCATTCAAAAGCATAGCACGCGAGCTTGGAAAGGACCCAACCACGATATCCAAGGAAGTGAAGAACCATATCCAATTTAGGAAAACCGGCTGTTATGGAAGAGTGTTCAATGATTGTAAACATCGTATTGGTTGCCCTGTTAAGCATCTTTGCGGCAGTTTGCGTTGTAGCCGTTATTGTCGCGCTTGCAAGTCTCGCATGTGTTCATCACTATGTCATGAGTATCAACAGGAAATTTGTCCCAAGCTTTCGAAGCCGCCCTATGTTTGTAATGGTTGTGAAGACAAACAGTCTTGTACATTAGAGAAGAGGATTTATTCTGCAACACATGCACAAAGAGAATACGAGACAGTACGCTCTGAGTGCCGTCAGGGTTTACAAATCACTGAAGAAGAAGCGATAAGATTGGATTCCATTATTAGCCCGCTGCTAATTAAAGGCCAGTCACTCCACCATATATGCATTAACCATGCTGATGAAATCATGCTCGATGAACGCACACTCTACAACTATGTGGACAAGGGTATCTTTACAGCAAAAAATATCGATATGCCAAGAGTTGTACGTATGGGCAGACGTAAAAAGGGAAAAGACCAGTTCAAAGTGGATAAAAAATGCCGAATAGGCCGAACTTATCAAGACTTTCTTAAATTTATGCAAGAGCATCCGGACCTTCCCGTAGTGGAAATGGACACGGTAATAGGAAGAATAGGCGGCAAAGTCCTGCTGACACTGCATTTTACTGTCCCACAGCTCATGCTCGCATTCATTAGAGATGCTAATACCTCCCAATCTGTCATTGATATCTTTGATCAGCTTTACCTGGAACTAGGCCCGGATACCTTCCGCAAATTGTTCCCGGTATTACTTTGTGACAACGGCAGTGAGTTCTCGAATCCGTCCGCTATTGAATTCGATTCACATGGGCAACGCAGAACCTGTGTATTCTACTGTAATCCGCTGGCTCCTTACCAGAAAGGCGCAGCAGAAAACAACCATGCTTTGATTAGACGCATTATCCCAAAGGGTACTTCTCTTGATGAGTTTACTCAGCGGGACATAACTCTTATGATGAACCATATCAACTCGTACAGTCGACTGAATCTCGGGGATAAAACCCCTTATTGGGCTTTTGGATTGCTCTACGGGGAAGAAATATTAAGAAGGATGAATGTAGAACTCATCCCGACAGATAATGTCACCCTGCATTCATCCCTTCTTAAGAAATAA